A genomic segment from Tuwongella immobilis encodes:
- a CDS encoding TraR/DksA family transcriptional regulator encodes MLRRDALNQLERMLLNRRAELHKRLGMELEDLHLNEANGTGDSADAAFDSGSEELASQLAEMESNELAQIENALRQLKQGSYGRCEGCGCKIPLLRLKALPYSTMCIQCQREMETNADWEPSRSDHAWSNLNDHDDMDEKDVDLADLETDLTK; translated from the coding sequence ATGTTACGCCGAGACGCGCTCAATCAGCTCGAACGCATGCTCCTGAATCGTCGGGCGGAACTGCACAAACGACTCGGGATGGAACTCGAAGACCTTCATCTGAATGAAGCGAACGGAACCGGCGATAGTGCCGATGCCGCTTTCGATAGTGGTTCGGAAGAATTGGCTTCGCAACTGGCCGAGATGGAATCCAACGAACTGGCCCAAATTGAAAATGCCCTGCGACAACTGAAGCAAGGCAGCTACGGCCGATGCGAAGGATGCGGTTGCAAGATTCCCCTGTTGCGACTCAAAGCATTGCCCTACAGCACGATGTGCATTCAATGCCAACGTGAAATGGAAACCAACGCAGATTGGGAACCCAGCCGTTCCGATCATGCTTGGAGCAATCTCAACGATCACGACGACATGGACGAAAAAGATGTCGATCTGGCGGATCTGGAAACCGATCTGACCAAGTAA
- a CDS encoding S1C family serine protease, whose product MKRIMVTLFCGGMAFAGGMVGSLLVNKPGSQAIAQSPPPMAPPPQAYAQPGSIPLAERLEEVSRQFSPAVVSIEATKLPSPTATGAKAGRPVEESGSGVITQFEGIRGTFVITNNHVVSNAPASQITVHLADDRLVKPVQVWTDPESDVAVLQLDVPNLAVATLGDSDRMRVGNWVLAFGSPFGLNQTVTHGIISARERGQISLGNTIRIKDFLQTDAAINPGSSGGPLVNLSGEVIGINTAIASQSGSNSGVAFAIPINMVKRVARQLLEKGQVSRGYLGVQLSQTLDANDAFKLGLDKAQGAWVEVVHPETPAALAGLLANDVILQLDTVPIRNENHLINLVSGLPVGQRVRLQVWRERRMMTVDVLIGDWAAAQARLKSTP is encoded by the coding sequence ATGAAGCGGATTATGGTTACGCTGTTTTGCGGTGGAATGGCGTTTGCTGGGGGGATGGTCGGCAGCCTGCTCGTCAACAAGCCGGGCTCCCAAGCCATCGCCCAATCGCCCCCACCGATGGCACCCCCACCCCAGGCGTATGCCCAACCGGGAAGTATCCCCTTGGCGGAACGCCTGGAAGAGGTCTCTCGTCAATTTAGCCCGGCCGTGGTTTCCATCGAAGCCACCAAACTCCCTTCGCCCACCGCGACAGGGGCCAAAGCTGGGCGACCCGTCGAAGAGTCTGGTTCGGGCGTCATCACGCAATTCGAAGGCATTCGCGGCACCTTCGTGATTACCAACAATCACGTGGTCAGCAATGCGCCGGCCAGCCAAATCACGGTCCATCTCGCCGATGATCGCCTGGTGAAACCCGTGCAGGTGTGGACCGATCCCGAATCGGATGTCGCTGTGCTGCAACTCGATGTCCCCAATCTTGCCGTGGCAACGCTGGGGGATAGCGATCGGATGCGCGTCGGCAACTGGGTGCTGGCTTTTGGCAGTCCGTTTGGCCTGAATCAGACCGTGACTCACGGGATTATCAGCGCACGCGAACGGGGGCAAATTAGCCTGGGGAACACCATCCGCATTAAGGATTTTCTGCAAACCGATGCCGCGATCAATCCCGGATCATCGGGCGGCCCATTGGTGAATCTCAGCGGGGAAGTGATTGGCATTAACACCGCCATTGCCTCGCAATCCGGAAGCAACAGCGGCGTCGCCTTCGCGATTCCCATTAATATGGTGAAGCGAGTCGCCCGCCAATTGTTGGAAAAGGGGCAAGTGTCGCGTGGCTATCTGGGTGTGCAGTTGTCGCAGACATTGGATGCCAACGATGCATTTAAATTAGGATTGGATAAAGCCCAAGGGGCATGGGTGGAAGTCGTCCATCCGGAAACTCCCGCCGCTCTCGCGGGGCTGTTAGCCAATGATGTGATTTTGCAGTTAGATACCGTGCCTATTCGCAATGAAAATCACTTAATTAACTTAGTGAGTGGTTTGCCGGTGGGACAACGCGTGCGACTGCAAGTCTGGCGGGAACGCCGAATGATGACTGTGGATGTGTTGATCGGGGATTGGGCGGCGGCTCAAGCTCGCCTGAAGAGCACCCCCTGA